The genomic stretch TCGTGGGTCACGAGCCGCACCGTCAGTTCCTCGTCCTTGTCCAGATCCAGGAGCTTCAGCTGGCTGCCGTAGGCGGCCTTGTCCGTGGGGATGGCGTTGAGGTTGATCCGGGAGAGGGCGCCGATCCGCTCGCGGAGTTGCATGACCCGCGCCTTCACGTACTGCTGGCGCTGAAGGGCCATGTGGTACTCGGCGTTCTCCGACAGGTCGCCCAACTGGCGGGCGCGATCGATCTCTTTGGGGAGCTCGATCCGGAGTTCCTGGTCGAGCTTCTTCAGTTCTTCCTCAAGGGCCTTTCGCGTGGCCTCGAGGCCCTTGGACACGGTGGCCATGGGCGCCTC from Acidobacteriota bacterium encodes the following:
- the greA gene encoding transcription elongation factor GreA is translated as MATVSKGLEATRKALEEELKKLDQELRIELPKEIDRARQLGDLSENAEYHMALQRQQYVKARVMQLRERIGALSRINLNAIPTDKAAYGSQLKLLDLDKDEELTVRLVTHEEADFQKGLYSVQSPIGQAMLGKREGDEVVVQTPGGKRTFEVLELKTIHDL